One genomic region from Ptychodera flava strain L36383 chromosome 14, AS_Pfla_20210202, whole genome shotgun sequence encodes:
- the LOC139149940 gene encoding fos-related antigen 2-like has product MEDVLVLGCGSHVGSTSTSFDGFLGRDKDFITNMDERNVPIAYYGSPAHAVPWTSSEGRDTDESRGSHEGQVQTVNTTFTETNKAGGRCQVDRRKRQREKNRVAAAKSRGRKRERLDQLSKEAEKLEECHFKLRDEIRRLEREKNHLSLTLRIHELKCPLKNNAVGRTEISNLS; this is encoded by the exons ATGGAAGATGTGCTCGTCCTTGGGTGTGGCAGCCATGTTGGAAGCACCAGCACTAGTTTCGACGGCTTTCTAGGAAGAGATAAAGATTTCATTACAAATATGGACGAAAGGAATGTCCCTATTGCGTACTACGGGTCCCCTGCGCATGCGGTGCCGTGGACTTCATCTGAGGGTAGAGATACTGACGAGTCGAGGGGAAGCCACGAAGGTCAAGTTCAAACGGTAAATACGACA ttcacagaaacaaacaagGCCGGGGGTCGGTGTCAAGTGGACAGAAGAAAGCGACAAAGGGAAAAAAATCGGGTAGCTGCGGCAAAAAGTCGAGGTAGAAAGAGAGAACGACTGGACCAGCTGTCAAAG GAAGCAGAAAAACTCGAAGAATGCCATTTCAAACTCAGGGACGAGATTCGGCGATTGGAACGAGAGAAGAACCATTTGTCACTGACACTCAGGATACACGAATTGAAATGCCCGCTCAAGAACAACGCTGTAGGGCGGACTGAAATTTCGAATTTGTCATGA